GGGTTTCCATGGCCGGCCGGTGGCCTCGCGGTCGGCGGCGAACGCGACCAGGCCGGCGGCCTTCCACTTGCTCTTCGCGTAGCGGTCGGCGCCGAGGCGCTTCATCGGCAGGCGTGGGCGGACCACGGTGCCGCGACGGCGGACCGGAGTGACGAGACCTTCGGCTTCGAGGATGCGTACCGCCTGGCGAACGGTCTTGATGTTGACGCCGTGCAGCGTCGCGATCTCCTCCTGTTTGGGCAGCGTGGTGCCCTCGGCGTACTCGCCGCGTGAGATCGCCGCTCGCAGGATGGCCGCCAGTTCTCGGTAGCCGGTGGTCATGGTCCCCCCTCGGTTGAGCGCCCTGAAGCTAGCACCTCAGAGGTCGATCTTTTTGCTTAGGAGTAGCTCTATTGACAGCGCTGACCCGCAGTGTCTCTAATAGAGCTAGCTCTAATGGTGATGGCGGGGAGGCCGGATGTCGGCGAGCGAGATCGAGACGGGTTCCTCCGAGCGGTTCCCGGATCGGGGCGAGCGGGCCGGTGATCCGCTCCCGGCCTTCGCCGTGGAGTTTCTGGTCTGCACCTCGTGCCGGGGTGCCGGCTGGAAGTACGTGGTCAGGCGGTCGGCTATGCGAGTTATGGCCTGCACCTGCGAACGGGTTGACGCGTCGTTTCGTCGGCCCTGCCTTGACTGCGGTGGCTCTGGGAAGTTGCCACGGTTCGATGTGGCGTCGGTGCAGGTCATGCGAGCCAAGCTGGCGCCGTTCCTTAATCCCGGCCCGCACCAGGAGTAGGAATGGGCTGCATCGGCGCCCTGCACCGTTGATTTCGACGGGGGCGTGATGGATCCCAAGGTCGGGGACGTGCTGATCGTCGATCGGCGGGCATCGGTGCAGTTCAGCGGCGTGAATTCGCTGATCCTGCGGGTGATCTCGGTGTCCGACGGGGCGACCTACGACGGATGGGCCTGGGTTGCCGGCTATGTCATCGACCCGGCGACGGGTGAGGCAACCGTGCGTCGAGAGATCTTCGTGCTTCGTGGCGGCTTGCGACTCGCCGCACCCGGCCCGGTATTGATGAGGGGGTTGAGCGATGACGGTCTACCTGAGCGCTGAGGCTCGTTCCGAGTTGCGGGAGGCGCAGCGACAGTTGGACCGGCATACCGACCTCTCCAACGACGGCCGTTGTCCGGTCTGTGGTTTGGAAGGGCCGTGTCCTCTGCGGCGCGCGGCCTTGCGAGTGTTCGGCCGCTATTCCTGGTTGCCGGCGCGGCGGCCCGGCGCGACTCGTCCGCAGTTGATCGGGCTTCGCAGGGTGGGCGTCCGGTCGGAGTGGTTCGGCGATCAGGCGGTTGAGCAGTCCTCCGACGCATGACCGGTCTTGCCTGCTCATGTGCATCAGGTTTAGTGTCTTGTGTTGTCAAGTGGGTTGTGTGATGGGGCGGAGTGTGTGTGAGCGCGTACGAGGTGCCGACGCCGAAGTACCTGCGGGTGCTCAACACGATCCGTGAGCGCATCGAGAGCGACAAGTACCCGCCGGGAACTTCGCTGCCGTCGGAGAACACGCTCGCCAAGGAGTTCGGGGTCGCGCGGCCGACCGTGTTGAAGGCGCTGGGCATCCTGCGGCAGGACGGGTGGATCGAGTCGCAGCAGGGCAAGGGGCACTTCGTGCGTGGTCGGCCGTCCGCTGCCGGTGTCTCGCCGCAGTACGCGCGGGAAGCGCTGTACCTGGACGAGACCGTTTCCACGAGCGTGTTGCACGTGGGGCCGGTGCTGGCTCCGCCGCGCATCGCGGCCTCGCTGCACATCCCGGATGACACGCCGGTCTACGTGCGTCACCGGATCACGGTGTCGGAGTTCGGGCCGGTCGACATGGTGTCGACGTACGTTCCGGTGGATGTGGCGGTCGGCACCGACATCATCAAGCCGGCGCCGATCGCTGGCAGCCTTCTCGACCACATCAATCGGGTACGCGGCATCCGCGGGGACTATGTGATTGAGCGGCTGACTGCTCGCCGCATCACCGAGCACGAGGCCGGCATGCTTGAGGTGCCTTACGACGAGTCCGTGATCAGCACCGTGATCACGGTGTACCAGTCGTCGGGTGAGGCCGTGCTGTCGTCCCAGCTGGTGATGCCCGGTTCGCGACACGAGATCGACGACGCCTACCCGCTGCCGTAGCGCAGTTGCATCAAGCCTTGCCGTCCGGCTGGGGGGCACTCTGTGCATGCGTGCGTTCCCGCGTCGAGTTCGGTCAGATAGTAGCCGGTGCTACGGGCTGTGCCCGTGATGTGCGCTTGGCCTGTCGCGCGCTCGACCACGATCGGCGCGTTTCCTACGGTGGCGTCCATGAAGTTGCCGGTTCGGACGTACTTCGCGGAGTCGTAGTAGAACACCCAA
This genomic window from Catenuloplanes niger contains:
- a CDS encoding GntR family transcriptional regulator, which codes for MSAYEVPTPKYLRVLNTIRERIESDKYPPGTSLPSENTLAKEFGVARPTVLKALGILRQDGWIESQQGKGHFVRGRPSAAGVSPQYAREALYLDETVSTSVLHVGPVLAPPRIAASLHIPDDTPVYVRHRITVSEFGPVDMVSTYVPVDVAVGTDIIKPAPIAGSLLDHINRVRGIRGDYVIERLTARRITEHEAGMLEVPYDESVISTVITVYQSSGEAVLSSQLVMPGSRHEIDDAYPLP
- a CDS encoding YrhB domain-containing protein — protein: MIDEARARHIAEKILAQDATRPGTPTLAIVHVQEHPIGWVFYYDSAKYVRTGNFMDATVGNAPIVVERATGQAHITGTARSTGYYLTELDAGTHACTECPPAGRQGLMQLRYGSG